The Burkholderia pyrrocinia genomic sequence AGCAGCACGGCGCCGCTGCGGATTTCAGTTTGTCCCAGCTCCACCGAGCTGAGCAGCCATGCCTCCTGCAACAGCTCCACCAGCAACGGGGAGAAGGAAGGATATTGATTGTGCCCGCTATCCCCCTCGGGAAATGCAGTGGACAGCGCGTGTCGCACGGTGTCGACCTCAATCCCCGCGACGCGCAGCACGATACGCACATCGCACTGAGGCTGATCGAGCAGCTTGAACAGCAGGTGGGGCACTGTGACTTCGGCGCCACGCTGGCCGATGCAGAGGCTCCCCGCTTCTTCCAAGGCATGCCGACACAACACATTGAGGCGCTCGAAGAGTGCCGGGAGATCCACCGTAATCATGTAATCGAATTCCCGTTTAAAGGAAAGATTTTTATAAGAAAAATCGTCCTTGCGTTGCTAATGCAAATGAACGTTTTAGATTGACGAATTAAATAATGTGGGCGAGGACGCCTCCGACTCGCCCACAATCAGCACACGGTCAAGCCTTCGAGGGAAACACGCCGGCAACTCGCCTGTCTATGGGATTCGTCTGAAATTTAATGAGGGGAATTTTCTTAAATCGATATTCGAACGAATACGAGGTATTTGGGCGAAAAAATAAGATTGGTCTCATTCCATGGGCGGCCATTAACGTCTAGCCTCTTCGTCTGCGGGCGGAAAGCGATTCTGCGGTATGTCATGGATGGTGTTAGGTCGGAGGGGCTTGGCCCGACCGGCATACCTTCGCTTGCACTGCATACACTTTGGCGCGCAATGCGTTGGGGTTTATCGAAGCTCGCGCTGCTAAAGACTTCAATTCGAATGGGAGTGGCTCATGGCAAAGCAAGGATCGGTCGCACCGAAGGAACGCATCAACATTCGCTATGTTCCGGCAACGGGCGGTGAGCAGGAGGAAGTCGAACTGCCGTTGAAATTGTTGGTGACGGGCGACTTCAAAGGGCGCGAGGACGAGGTCGCACTCGAAGACCGTACCGCCGTCAGCATCAACAAGGACAACTTCAACAGCGTGATGTCCGAGTTCGGCCTGGGGCTGACGATGGATGCACCGGCCGTACTGGAAGAGGGGGGCGGGAACGACACCTTGCCGGTCCATCTGAAGTTCGGCGCCATCGATGACTTCAGTCCCGATGCCATCGCCCGCCAGGTGCCGGAACTGCGCAAGTTGCTCGAGCTGCGCGAGGCGCTGGTGGCGCTCAAGGGGCCGATGGGCAATATCCCGGCCTTCCGCAAGCAGTTGCAGGCTCTGCTCGGTGATGAAGCCTCCCGCGGCAAGCTGGCCAAGGAGCTGGAGCAGTTGCTGGAACCCGGCAAGGCCTGATGCCGCGCTGTTCCTCTTCCCGTTTGCAAAGGACATAACAATGACACAAGCACAAACCGCCGCTGCCCAAAAGCAGGACGCGCTGCCGCAGGAGGGCCTGCTGGCCCAGATCATGGCGCAGACCCGCCTGCAGCCTGCCCAGGAAGGTTATGCCGTCGCCGAGCGCGGCGTGGCTGCCTTCATTGCCGAGATGCTCAAGACCGATGCACGCGAACAGCCGGTCAACAAGCAACTGGTCGACCAGATGATTTCCCGGATCGACGCCAAGCTCGGCAGGCAGATGGACGTGATTCTCCATCAGCCAGCCCTGCAGGAGCTGGAGTCGGCCTGGCGCGGACTCCATCGACTGGTGGCCGGCACCGACTTCCGCGAAAACATCTTCATCGATGTGCTTCACGTCACTAAGGATGAACTGCTGGAAGACTTCGAGAGCGCCGTGGATATCACGCGCAGCAATGTCTACAAGCTCATCTACACCGCGGGTTACGGCCAGTTCGGCGGGAAGCCCATTGGCTGCATCGTCGGCAACTATACCTTCGGCCCCTCGGCGCCCGACATCAAGCTGCTCAACTACGTCGCTGCGATTGGCGCCATGGCGCACGCACCGTTCCTCGCCGCGGCCGGTCCCGAGATGCTTAATCTGGACTCCTTCCAGGACATCCCCAACCTCAAAGAGGTCAAGGACATCTTCGAAGGCCCGCGTCACGCCAAATGGCGCGGCCTGCGCGAGTCGGAAGACGCGCGCTACCTTGGCCTGACCATGCCGCGGTTCCTGCTGCGCCAGCCGTACGATCCGCTGGAGAATCCGGTTCGCAGCTTTGGCTATCGCGAAACCATCGACGGTCAGCACGACAACTACCTGTGGGGTAACACGGCCTTTCTGATGGCCAACCGCATCACGGACAGCTTTGCGAAGTACCGCTGGTGCCCGAACATCATCGGTCCGCAATCGGGCG encodes the following:
- the tssB gene encoding type VI secretion system contractile sheath small subunit translates to MAKQGSVAPKERINIRYVPATGGEQEEVELPLKLLVTGDFKGREDEVALEDRTAVSINKDNFNSVMSEFGLGLTMDAPAVLEEGGGNDTLPVHLKFGAIDDFSPDAIARQVPELRKLLELREALVALKGPMGNIPAFRKQLQALLGDEASRGKLAKELEQLLEPGKA
- the tssC gene encoding type VI secretion system contractile sheath large subunit; its protein translation is MTQAQTAAAQKQDALPQEGLLAQIMAQTRLQPAQEGYAVAERGVAAFIAEMLKTDAREQPVNKQLVDQMISRIDAKLGRQMDVILHQPALQELESAWRGLHRLVAGTDFRENIFIDVLHVTKDELLEDFESAVDITRSNVYKLIYTAGYGQFGGKPIGCIVGNYTFGPSAPDIKLLNYVAAIGAMAHAPFLAAAGPEMLNLDSFQDIPNLKEVKDIFEGPRHAKWRGLRESEDARYLGLTMPRFLLRQPYDPLENPVRSFGYRETIDGQHDNYLWGNTAFLMANRITDSFAKYRWCPNIIGPQSGGTVDDLPVHLYESLGQLQAKIPTEVLISDRKEFELSAEGFIPLAMRKDSDNASFFSANSVQKPKVFQNTPEGQAAQTNYMLGTQLPYMFIVNRLAHYIKVLQREQIGSWKERQDLERELNNWLRQYIADQESPSADVRSRRPLRAAKVVVQDATGNPGWYQISLSLRPHFKYMGASFDLSLVGRLDKE